The sequence ATCATCTATGAAGGCCTGGAGTTGACGTATGGCGAGCTGAAAGAACTCAGCGACCGCTTTGGAGCGGCCTTAAAGGAACTGGGAGTTGGGAAAGGTAGTGTCGTGGCCGTGCACCTGCCAAACTGCCCCCAGTTCGCCATGGCCTACTACGGGCTTCTCAAGAGCGGGGCGGTTTTTACACCGCTGAGTCCGCTGCTGGCGCCCAGGGAGGTGGCCTTTCAGCTCAACGACTCAGGCGCTGAAACCCTAATCACCCTGGACAGGCAATATTCTGAGATCGAGTCCGTCCTGCCGGCCACTGGAATAAAACGCGTCATAACCGCGAGCCTGGCCGACCGCCATGGTTTCCTCAAGGCCCCTGTAAAGGAAATGGAAAAGATCGAGACGCCGGGGGCGTTCGATATGGCCTCTCTCCTCAAAGACCATGAATCCAGCCCCGGGGATGACTCAATTGATGGCATGAAAGACCTGGCCCACATCTCCTATACCGGCGGCACGACTGGCTTTCCCAAAGGGGTCATGCTGCGCCACTCTAATGTTGTGGCCAATTCGATCCAGGTCGCTCACTGGCTCAACGGCGCTCAGGTCGAAATGAAGGACGGGGTGCTGGAGATGGTCTTCCCGCCCGGTGTTGATCCGGAGAAAGATCGCCTCACAATCAGAGACCGTGAAACCGCGCTCGTGGTTTCGCCCTGGTATCATGCCTTGGGCACGATCCGCTACCTGAACAACCTGGTTTACACCGGCGCGACCATGGTCGTCTTCCGCCGGTTTGATCCCAAGGAGTATCTGGAGGCGATCGTCAAGTATCAGGTCACCATCCTGGGCGGCGCGCCCCAGCTTTACATCCCCCTGGTAAACCATTTGGATTTCAAATCTTATGATCTTTCCTGCGTTAAGTTTGCCGCTTCCGGCGCGGCCCCGCTGCCAGTGCCTATACTGGAGAAGATGCTGGAAGCCTTTTCCGGGGTTGTTTGTGAGGCCTACGGCCTGACTGAGTGCACTATGGGCGCTACGGCCAACCCGCCGGATCGTTCGGCCATACGGATCGGTTCGGTCGGTCTGCCCACTTTTGACACCGAATTGAAAGTCATTGATCTTGCCACCGGAGAGGACCTGCCGCCCGGCCGGGAGGGGGAGGTCTGCATCAAAGGGCCTCAGGTCATGCTCGGGTACCTGAACCAGCCCGAGGAAACAGTCAATGTCCTTAAGGACGGCTGGCTTCTGACCGGAGATATCGGCCGGGAGGATGAGGACGGCTTTTTTTACATCACTGGCCGCAAAAAGGACATGATCATCTACAAGGGCTATAACATTTATCCCAGAGAAATCGAGGAGCTCATCTTTGAACATCCCGCGGTATCCCAGTGCGCCGTGGTCGGGAAGCCGGACGAGAAAGCCGGGGAGATTCCGGTGGCCTTTGTCGAACTCAAGGAAGGCGCGCCGGCCACGGCTGAGGAGATCATGGAATACACCAACGCCCAGATCGCCGCTTACAAGAAGATCCGTAAGGTCATTTTCATGGACCATATCCCGGTCAGCGGCCCGGGCAAGGTTTTGAAGACAGTGCTAAGGGAACGGCTCAAAGATGAGTGAGCCTGGCAAAGGAGCGCTCAAGACCGAGGGCTCCCCAAAAAAACTGGCAATTATAAAGGATTTTCCACAGCAGTAACCGGGTATTTGGTTAATAAAGAGGACCATCTTGGTTACATCAGTCAAAAAAAGGAAAATCATCGGAAAAATCCTTAAATGAACA comes from Deltaproteobacteria bacterium and encodes:
- a CDS encoding AMP-binding protein — translated: MAKNFKAWPKDWPKKLNYPQIPVYGFLDQTARRNLNRIAIIYEGLELTYGELKELSDRFGAALKELGVGKGSVVAVHLPNCPQFAMAYYGLLKSGAVFTPLSPLLAPREVAFQLNDSGAETLITLDRQYSEIESVLPATGIKRVITASLADRHGFLKAPVKEMEKIETPGAFDMASLLKDHESSPGDDSIDGMKDLAHISYTGGTTGFPKGVMLRHSNVVANSIQVAHWLNGAQVEMKDGVLEMVFPPGVDPEKDRLTIRDRETALVVSPWYHALGTIRYLNNLVYTGATMVVFRRFDPKEYLEAIVKYQVTILGGAPQLYIPLVNHLDFKSYDLSCVKFAASGAAPLPVPILEKMLEAFSGVVCEAYGLTECTMGATANPPDRSAIRIGSVGLPTFDTELKVIDLATGEDLPPGREGEVCIKGPQVMLGYLNQPEETVNVLKDGWLLTGDIGREDEDGFFYITGRKKDMIIYKGYNIYPREIEELIFEHPAVSQCAVVGKPDEKAGEIPVAFVELKEGAPATAEEIMEYTNAQIAAYKKIRKVIFMDHIPVSGPGKVLKTVLRERLKDE